A genome region from Gymnogyps californianus isolate 813 chromosome 4, ASM1813914v2, whole genome shotgun sequence includes the following:
- the THAP9 gene encoding DNA transposase THAP9, with product MTRSCSALGCTARDNGRSRERGISFHQFPVDAVQRREWIRAVNRVDPRSRQAWRPGPGAILCSRHFAEADFERYGLRRKLRRGAVPSRFPHPESLGAGWRSGPAVRALKQPLPSPPAGDHNYSLKGQQAAGGEARPPLETPQQQRQQRQQLPAPGRCSAAHRPRTVVNILRELAEKQQLSEETVSLLQAQFSDLPCELHSWRQMAEYSPEMRQFACILHLYHIKAYDYLRKIFPLPHPYSLTNWLSNNEAAAGFSNDIFLRLQEKVERGEQVYRYCALMVQDMSLQKQQEWDPQTQRLTGFVDLGAGVLDADEAPLASEAIILMAVGISSPWTAPLGYFFVNSTTGHLLAQLLRQTINKLNTIGITVLAVTSGATARGAETARALGIGIDPERIQCTFQHPPGSAHSITYFFDICHALQRIRNALQCFQKIKWLSDTVLWQHVVELAVLQEQRVLEPCSPKSGGPGSKESYHQKVNLATLLFSEGVADALEHLQKLGLASFQNCSGTVKFVRLMSRLCDIFHSRGPYRRGLKGPLLAGNYTKISHLFNEAKSCFVTLTDSMGRYIIKSKRKLGFLSFLLNAESLKWLYTNYACLEGTPSHHLLTYAFSLDPLELFLGALQQACGCSGSPTCTVFQAAYHKLLASCSLAPGSPHSSGSGNTSSLDISLSHRRDLTLGSVRAQYNPACGRTLATEYPYCAGLLLHSFALSNALTDLSLHAQSVTCTTGFVAEQLASDLQCEACLASLFESDESRLRCGSVLYIKKLGGVSLPSASVYHITSISEQVLNRYGKVGDGNKNTKLWHLPLEQKVFQELVGESPLFPTLTNHLFDGELCVNNHYTILVKEITRCYLNIRTNHAKQLNLKYHCGRHRLKRLKGKHFFPSPLGSCQSSQTHMGS from the exons ATGACGCGGAGCTGCTCGGCGCTGGGCTGTACTGCGCGCGACAACGGGCGGAGCCGGGAGCGCGGCATCTCCTTCCACCA GTTCCCGGTGGACGCTGTGCAGCGCCGGGAGTGGATCCGCGCCGTGAACCGCGTGGACCCGCGGAGCCGCCAGGCCTGGCGGCCTGGCCCCGGGGCCATCCTCTGCTCGCGGCACTTCGCCGAGGCCGACTTCGAGCGCTACGGGCTGCGGCGGAAGCTGCGGCGGGGGGCTGTGCCCTCCCGCTTCCCCCACCCG GAGTCGCTGGGCGCCGGCTGGAGGAGCGGGCCCGCCGTCCGAGCTCTGAagcagcctctccccagcccccccgccGGGGACCACAACTACAGCCTGAaggggcagcaggcagcgggCGGGGAGGCACGGCCGCCGCTGGAGAccccgcagcagcagcggcagcagcggcagcagctccctgcgCCCGGGAGATGCTCCGCCGCGCACCGGCCCAGAACGGTGGTGAACATCCTCCGGGAGCTGGcggagaagcagcagctttctgaggAAACCGTGAGTTTGCTGCAGGCCCAGTTTTCAG atttGCCTTGTGAGTTGCACAGCTGGAGGCAGATGGCAGAATACTCACCAGAAATGAGGCAATTTGCTTGTATTCTCCACCTTTACCATATTAAGGCCTATGATTATCTACGGAagatttttcccctccctcatcCTTACAGCCTGACAAA TTGGCTGTCTAATAAtgaggctgctgcaggcttCAGCAACGACATTTTTCTCCGCCTTCAGGAAAAGGTGGAGAGAGGGGAACAGGTCTACCGCTATTGTGCCCTGATGGTACAAGACATGtccctgcagaagcagcaggagtgGGACCCGCAGACCCAGCGCCTGACAGGCTTTGTTGACTTAGGAGCAGGTGTCCTTGACGCTGACGAAGCTCCGCTGGCCTCAGAAGCGATAATCCTCATGGCAGTCGGCATCTCAAGTCCCTGGACAGCTCCACTTGGCTACTTCTTCGTGAACAGCACAACTGGCCACTTACTTGCTCAGCTGCTTCGTCAGACCATCAATAAGCTGAACACCATTGGCATCACGGTGCTGGCAGTGACGTCAGGTGCCACCGCTCGCGGTGCTGAGACCGCCAGAGCTCTGGGGATCGGGATAGATCCTGAAAGGATTCAGTGCACTTTCCAGCATCCGCCCGGCTCTGCTCACAGCATCACATACTTCTTCGACATTTGCCATGCACTCCAGCGGATAAGGAATGCTCTGCAGTGCTTCCAGAAGATAAAGTGGCTCAGTGATACCGTGCTGTGGCAGCATGTGGTGGAGCTGGCGGTTTTGCAGGAGCAGAGGGTGTTAGAGCCATGCAGTCCCAAGTCAGGTGGACCTGGGAGTAAGGAGAGTTACCACCAGAAGGTCAACCTTGCTACTCTGTTGTTCAGCGAGGGTGTTGCTGATGCGCTGGAACACCTCCAGAAGTTGGGTCTGGCTTCATTCCAGAACTGCAGCGGTACTGTCAAGTTTGTGCGTTTGATGAGCCGTCTGTGTGACATATTTCACAGCAGAGGTCCCTATAGAAGGGGACTGAAGGGGCCTTTGCTAGCTGGAAATTACACCAAAATAAGCCACCTCTTTAATGAGGCCAAGAGCTGCTTCGTCACCTTAACAGACTCTATGGGGAGGTACATTATTAAGAGCAAACGCAAACTAGGATTTCTGAGTTTCTTGCTCAATGCTGAAAGCCTCAAGTGGCTTTACACCAACTATGCATGTCTAGAAGGCACTCCTTCCCACCACCTCCTGACCTACGCCTTCAGCCTTGACCCGCTGGAGCTGTTTCTCGGGGCCCTCCAGCAAGCCTGTGGCTGCAGCGGGAGCCCCACCTGCACTGTGTTCCAGGCTGCTTATCACAAACTGCTGGCCAGTTGCAGCCTGGCACCAGGCTCACCACACAGCAGTGGCTCAGGCAATACGAGCTCCTTGGACATATCCCTGTCCCATAGGAGAGATTTGACCCTTGGCAGTGTTCGTGCTCAGTATAACCCAGCTTGTGGGAGGACACTGGCAACAGAGTACCCGTATTGTGCAGGCCTTCTTTTGCATAGCTTTGCACTGAGTAATGCGCTGACAGACCTATCACTGCATGCACAAAGTGTCACCTGCACCACGGGCTTTGTTGCTGAGCAGTTGGCCTCTGACTTGCAATGCGAGGCTTGTCTTGCTTCCCTCTTTGAGTCAGATGAGAGCAGGCTAAGATGCGGGTCAGTGCTCTACATAAAAAAATTAGGTGGAGTGAGTCTGCCCTCGGCAAGTGTGTACCACATAACAAGCATTTCGGAACAAGTCCTAAACCGGTATGGCAAAGTAGGAGACGGCAACAAAAACACCAAGCTATGGCATTTGCCTCTAGAACAGAAAGTCTTCCAGGAGCTTGTGGGAGAAAGTCCCCTCTTCCCCACCCTCACGAACCATTTATTTGATGGGGAGTTGTGCGTCAACAATCACTACACAATCTTAGTAAAGGAAATAACACGATGTTACTTAAACATCAGAACAAACCATGCAAAACAGCTGAACTTGAAATACCATTGTGGAAGGCACAGATTGAAGAGActgaagggaaaacatttttttccatcaccACTGGGTAGCTGTCAGTCAAGCCAAACCCACATGGGCTCATGA